GCGGCGGATCGTGGGCGGTGGAGCCGGGCATCCTGCGGCCGAGTTTCCGCAACTGGGATCACCCGTACCGGCGCCAGATCTTCTCGGGTGTCCGGTTGGCCTGGGACGTTTCCGACCACGGCGAGATCGCCTGATGTGCCGGCATCTGGGGTGGCTCGGGGCCGACGTCACGGTCTCCTCGCTGCTGCTCGATCCCCCGTTCGGGCTGCGGGTGCAGGCCTACGCGCCACGCCGCCAAAAGCATTGCCTGTTGAACGCGGACGGTTGGGGCGTCGGGTTTTTCGATGCCGCTTCGGATGGCGCCCCGCCCCGGCGCTGGCGTAGCCAGCTGCCGCTGTGGGGCGACGTGTCGTTCGAGTCCGTCGCGCCGGCGCTGCGCAGCCGCTGCGTGGTGGCCGCGGTGCGCTCGGCGACGGTCGGCATGCCGATCGAAACCAGCGCGACGGCGCCGTTCACCGACGGGCAGTGGTTGTTGTCGCACAACGGAATTGTTGACCGGGCCGTGCTGCCGGCGACGTCGCAGGCCGAATCGGTCTGCGACAGCGCGATGCTGGCGGCCGTCATCTTCGAGCGCGGCCTCGACGCGCTCGGCGACACCATCGCCGAGATCGCTGCGGCCGACCCCCAGGCTCGGCTGAACATACTGGCCGCCAACGGTTCTCGCATGCTGGCGACGGCCTGGGGGGACACGCTGTCCATCCTGCGCCGCCCGGACGGCGTGGTCCTGGCCAGCGAACCCTATGACAACGACTCCGACTGGGAGGACGTGCCGGACCACCACCTCGTCGAAGTCACCGAAAACGGTGTCACGATGACTCCGCTGGATCATCCGAAAGGCTCTCGATGACGCTGTCGCTGTCGAACCACCTCGCCGCCGACTCGGCTTACCATGCGTTACGCCGTGACGTGTTCGACGGCCTGCAGCAGACGCCGAAGTCGTTGCCGCCCAAGTGGTTCTACGACGCCGTGGGCAGCGACCTGTTCGACCAGATCACCCGGTTGCCGGAGTACTACCCTACCCGCGCCGAGGCCGAGATCCTGCGCGCGCGGGCGGCCGAAATCGCTTCGGCCAGCGAGGCTGACACCCTGGTGGAACTGGGCAGCGGAACATCGGAGAAGACGAGGCTGCTGCTCGACGCCCTGCGCGCCAGCGGGTCGCTGCGCCGGTTCGTCCCGTTCGACGTCGACGCCAGCATCCTGTCGACGGCCGCGGCGGCCATTCAGCAGGAGTACGAAGGCGTCGAAATCAAGGCCGTCTGTGGCGATTTCGAAGAACACCTGACCGAGATCCCGCGGGGCGGGCGGCGGCTGTTCGTGTTCTTGGGGTCGACGATCGGCAACCTCACGCCCGGACCGCGCTCGGACTTCCTCACCGCGCTGTCGGACCAGATGCGGCCCGGCGACAGCCTGCTGCTGGGCACCGACTTGGTCAAGGATATCGAGCGACTGGTGCGGGCCTACGACGATTCCGCCGGGGTGACGGCGGCGTTCAACCGCAACGTGCTGACGGTCGTAAACCGGGAACTGGACGCCGATTTCGATGTCGATGCCTTCCGGCACGTGGCGCGGTGGAACCCGTCCGAGGAACGCATCGAGATGTGGTTGCGGGCCGAACATCGCCAGCGGGTGCGTGTCGGTGCGCTCGAACTGACCGTGGACTTCGAGGCTGGCGAGGAGATGCTCACCGAGGTGTCGTGCAAGTTCCGCCCCGAAACGGTGAGTGCCGAACTGGCCGCCGTCGGATTGCGTCGCACGCGATGGTGGACCGACGGCGCCGGTGACTTCGGGTTGTCGTTGGCCGTGAAGTGACGGTCGGCGACTCGCTGGCCGACCGATGGCGGGCGGCCCGCCCGCCCATGGCCGGCCTGCACCTGGACAACGCCGCCTGTTCGCGGCAGAGCCTCGCGGTGATCGAGGCCACCGCGCAGCACGCCCGCAACGAGTCCGAAGTCGGCGGGTATGTCGCGGCCGAGGCGGCCGCGCCGGTACTCGACGCCGGACGTGTCGCGTTCGCCGCGCTGACCGGGATGACCGACGCCGAGGTGGTGTTCACCACCGGCTCGCTCAATGCCCTGGATCTGCTGTTGGGCGCCTGGCCGGCAGGAGCGGCGGGCCGAAAACGCCTGGCGTGCCTGCCCGGCGAATACGGGCCCAACCTGGCCGTGATGGCCGCCCACGGGTTCGACCGCCGGCTGCTGCCGGCCCTGGACGACGGTCGCGTCGCGCTCGACGACGCGGCGCTGGCCCTCGACGCCGACCGGCCGGACCTGGTGCATTTGACCACAGTGGCTAGCCATAGCGGTGTGGTGCAACCGGTTTCGATGGTCGCCCAGCTCTGTCGCGAGCTCGAGCTGCCGCTGGTCGTCGACGCGGCGCAGGCGCTGGGGCAGGTGGATTGCGCGGTTGACGCCGACGTGACCTATTCGTCGTCGCGCAAGTGGATCGCCGGGCCGCGCGGTGTCGGGATGCTCGGGGTGCGCCGGGAGCTGATGGAGAGCCTGCGCCCAAGGCTGGCGGCGCCGCAGTGGGCATCGGAGGTCACGGTGGCCCAGCAGCTGGAATTCGGTGAAGCCAATGTGGCCGCGCGCGTGGGGTTTTCGCTCGCGCTGGGGGAGAACCTGGCCTACGGGCCGGCGGCCGTCTGTGCGCGTTTGGCCGAGCTCGGCGGCCTGAGCCGCACGGTGCTTGCCGACGTGGCCGGGTGGGCGGTGGTCGAGGAGGTGGAAGAACCCAGCGCCATCACGACTTTGGCGCCGACCGACGGCGCCGAGCCGGAGTTGGTGCGCGACTGGTTGCTCGCCGAACGACGGATCCTGACCACCTTCGCCGGCGTGCAGCGGGCGCCGCTGGAGCTGGCGGGGCCGCTCCTGCGGATCTCGCCGCACCTGGATACCACGGCCGAGGACCTGGAGACCTTCGCCGAGGCGCTCATCGCAGCGACGGCGGCCACCGCGATCGGCTAGCCGGCCTTGTGCGCCGTCAGCAGGTAGGCCGGCATCTTGATCCGGCCCTTCTCGTCGCGATCGTGCGGCGGGAATTCGAAAGGCGCGTTGGGGATGTTGACGACGTTCGACAGGATGAAGGAGGGGCGAATTTCGTCGACCTCCCAGTACTTGCTGACCGCGGCGCGCAGTTCGTCTTCGTCGACCTCGTTGGGCTTGGTTTCCATCTCGGCGGGGAAGGCGCCCTTGGCGAACACCAGCACGAAGTAGCTGGCGCCCGGTGCCGCGGCGCGGTGGACCGCGCGCAGGTAGGCGTCGCGCCCCTCGACGGGCAGCGAGTGAAACAGCGTGCTGTCGACGACGGTGGCGAACCGTCCGTCGTAACCCTGCAGCGACGTGATGTCGGCCTGCACGAAGGTGGCCGTGGTCAAGCCGCGCTCGCGCGCAGTCTCGGTGGCCGCCGCGACGGCGGTCGGTGTGAGGTCGACACCGACCACGGTGTAGCCCTGCGCGGCCAGACTCAGGGACAGCTCGGCGACTCCGCAGCCCGCGTCCAGCACGTCGCTGCGGAACTTGCCGGCCGCGGCCAGCGCCGCCAGTTCGGGTTGCGGCTCACCGATATTCCACGGCGGCGGACCCTCGAAGTGGGCCTGCTCGCGGTAGGCGCTGTCCCAGTCCATCACTTGATCAGACGACATGGTTGCCAACCTACTCCCAGGTGTGCACTGGCTCGTTGGCGTGCATGTACTCGCAGTAGCGGCGCAGCATTTCGGCCAGCGCGGCGGGCCGGCTCATGCCGCCGTCCTGCAGGACCTGCACGGTGGAAACCTGCCAGGTGGCGCCGTTGCGGCCCGCCCGGGCGCGGCCCTCGATGACCCCCAGGAACCGGTCGCGCACCTCGGCGTCGACGCCCCAGCGCCGCAATCCGTCGTCGGCCAGTGGCAGCAAAGTGTCGAGCACCAGCTCGCGGGCCGCCACCTCCTTCAATCCCGAGCGCCGATCGGGCCAGTGCAGCCGGGCGTCGATGCCGTGGCGCGCCGCCGCCAGAAAATTGGCCTCCGCCACCGCGAAATCCATGCCCGCCCACAACGGCCTGTCCGCCTCGGACAAGCTGCGCAGCATGCCGTAGAAGAAGGACGAATTCGCCAGCATGTCAACGACTGTCGGGCCGGCCGGCAACACCCGGTTCTCCAGACGCAGATGCGGGCGCCCGTCGACCACGTCGTACACCGGACGGTTCCAGCGGTACACGGTGCCGTTGTGCAGCCGCAACTCGGACAGCTGGGGGGTGCGCCCCGCGGCCAGCTCGGCGACCGGGTCCTCCTCGGACACCTCGGGCAGCAGGGATCCAAAGTAGCGGATGTTCTCTTGGTACAGGTCGAGGACCGAGGTGATCCACTGTTCGCCGAACCAGACCCGCGGGCGCACGCCTTGGGTTTTCAGCTCCTCGGGTCTGGTGTCGGTGGACTGGGTGAACAGCTCGATGCGGGTTTCCGCCCAGAGGTGGTGGGAGAAGAAGTACGGCGAGTTGGCGCCCAGCGCCAGCTGCGGGCCGGCCACGATCTGCGCGGCGTTCCAGTTGGCGGCGAACGTCTCTGGGGCCAATTGCAGGTGCAATTGCATGCTGGTGCAAGCGGATTCGGGCGCAATTGTCGCGGCGTGCCAGTTCAGCGGTTCGGGGCCGTCGATGTCGATGGGGAGGTCTTCGCCGCGGGCGGTGAAGATCGAGTCGTTGAGGGCGGCATACCGCGTCGACTCGCTCATCCAGTCGTGATCCAGGTGTTCGGGCATCAGCGTGGGCAGGATGCCGATCATGACGATGTGCGCACCGCCGGCGGCGCCGGCCTTGATCTCGGCCTCGTTCAGGCTGGTCCGCACCTCAGCCTCCAGATCCAGCCCGGTGTGTCCCGGCAGCGCGTGCGGCGGGACGTTGAATTCGATGTTGTAGGCGCCCAATTCGGTCTGGTATGCGGGATCGCCGATGGCGTCCAGGACGTGGCGATTGGACATGGCCGGCTGGTAGTCGGCGTCGACCAGGTTGCACTCGATTTCCATGCCGGTGAGCGGCTGCTCCGAATCGAAGCACGACTGGGCGAGCATCGTCTCGAACACGTTCAGACACAGCTGAACCTTGCGCCGGTATTCGCGGCGGTGTGCGCTGTCGTACGTGGTGCGCTTGACCTCTTCGCCCACACCGCAGATGCAACAGGGTTCCCGCGCGTAACGCAAGCTCTCCGGCGTCGTGGTTCCGGCCGCGCACGCCGGGCGGGTAGACCATGATGGACTTTTGCCGCAAAAGTGTCAGAGCTCACGGGTGGAGGAGAGCAGTTGGCCGAGTTCGCCGAATTCGTGGCCGCGATCGACCAGGGAACGACCAGCACGCGCTGCATGATCTTCGATCACGAGGGTGCCGAGGTGGCCCGCCACCAACTCGAGCACGAACAGATCCTGCCTCAAGCGGGCTGGGTCGAGCACGATCCGGTCGAGATCTGGGAACGCACCTCCTCGGTGCTGACCTCGGTGCTCAACCGCGCCAACCTGACGTCGAAAAACATTGTCGCGCTGGGCATCACGAACCAGCGCGAGACGACGCTGGTCTGGAACCGTAAGACCGGACGGCCCTATTACAACGCGATCGTCTGGCAGGACACCCGCACCGACCGGATCGCGTCGGCACTGGATGGCGACGGCCGGGGGGAGGTGATCCGCCGCAAGGCCGGACTTCCCCCGGCGACCTACTTCTCCGGCGCGAAGCTGCAATGGATCTTGGAGAACGTCGACGGGGTGCGCGAGGCCGCCGAGCGGGGCGACGCGTTGTTCGGCACGGCCGACACCTGGGTGTTGTGGAATCTGACCGGGGGCCCGAGG
The sequence above is drawn from the Mycobacterium marseillense genome and encodes:
- the egtC gene encoding ergothioneine biosynthesis protein EgtC; the encoded protein is MCRHLGWLGADVTVSSLLLDPPFGLRVQAYAPRRQKHCLLNADGWGVGFFDAASDGAPPRRWRSQLPLWGDVSFESVAPALRSRCVVAAVRSATVGMPIETSATAPFTDGQWLLSHNGIVDRAVLPATSQAESVCDSAMLAAVIFERGLDALGDTIAEIAAADPQARLNILAANGSRMLATAWGDTLSILRRPDGVVLASEPYDNDSDWEDVPDHHLVEVTENGVTMTPLDHPKGSR
- the egtD gene encoding L-histidine N(alpha)-methyltransferase, translating into MTLSLSNHLAADSAYHALRRDVFDGLQQTPKSLPPKWFYDAVGSDLFDQITRLPEYYPTRAEAEILRARAAEIASASEADTLVELGSGTSEKTRLLLDALRASGSLRRFVPFDVDASILSTAAAAIQQEYEGVEIKAVCGDFEEHLTEIPRGGRRLFVFLGSTIGNLTPGPRSDFLTALSDQMRPGDSLLLGTDLVKDIERLVRAYDDSAGVTAAFNRNVLTVVNRELDADFDVDAFRHVARWNPSEERIEMWLRAEHRQRVRVGALELTVDFEAGEEMLTEVSCKFRPETVSAELAAVGLRRTRWWTDGAGDFGLSLAVK
- the egtE gene encoding ergothioneine biosynthesis PLP-dependent enzyme EgtE codes for the protein MAGLHLDNAACSRQSLAVIEATAQHARNESEVGGYVAAEAAAPVLDAGRVAFAALTGMTDAEVVFTTGSLNALDLLLGAWPAGAAGRKRLACLPGEYGPNLAVMAAHGFDRRLLPALDDGRVALDDAALALDADRPDLVHLTTVASHSGVVQPVSMVAQLCRELELPLVVDAAQALGQVDCAVDADVTYSSSRKWIAGPRGVGMLGVRRELMESLRPRLAAPQWASEVTVAQQLEFGEANVAARVGFSLALGENLAYGPAAVCARLAELGGLSRTVLADVAGWAVVEEVEEPSAITTLAPTDGAEPELVRDWLLAERRILTTFAGVQRAPLELAGPLLRISPHLDTTAEDLETFAEALIAATAATAIG
- a CDS encoding class I SAM-dependent methyltransferase — translated: MSSDQVMDWDSAYREQAHFEGPPPWNIGEPQPELAALAAAGKFRSDVLDAGCGVAELSLSLAAQGYTVVGVDLTPTAVAAATETARERGLTTATFVQADITSLQGYDGRFATVVDSTLFHSLPVEGRDAYLRAVHRAAAPGASYFVLVFAKGAFPAEMETKPNEVDEDELRAAVSKYWEVDEIRPSFILSNVVNIPNAPFEFPPHDRDEKGRIKMPAYLLTAHKAG
- a CDS encoding glutamate--cysteine ligase — translated: MGEEVKRTTYDSAHRREYRRKVQLCLNVFETMLAQSCFDSEQPLTGMEIECNLVDADYQPAMSNRHVLDAIGDPAYQTELGAYNIEFNVPPHALPGHTGLDLEAEVRTSLNEAEIKAGAAGGAHIVMIGILPTLMPEHLDHDWMSESTRYAALNDSIFTARGEDLPIDIDGPEPLNWHAATIAPESACTSMQLHLQLAPETFAANWNAAQIVAGPQLALGANSPYFFSHHLWAETRIELFTQSTDTRPEELKTQGVRPRVWFGEQWITSVLDLYQENIRYFGSLLPEVSEEDPVAELAAGRTPQLSELRLHNGTVYRWNRPVYDVVDGRPHLRLENRVLPAGPTVVDMLANSSFFYGMLRSLSEADRPLWAGMDFAVAEANFLAAARHGIDARLHWPDRRSGLKEVAARELVLDTLLPLADDGLRRWGVDAEVRDRFLGVIEGRARAGRNGATWQVSTVQVLQDGGMSRPAALAEMLRRYCEYMHANEPVHTWE